One genomic window of Saccopteryx bilineata isolate mSacBil1 chromosome 4, mSacBil1_pri_phased_curated, whole genome shotgun sequence includes the following:
- the SBDS gene encoding ribosome maturation protein SBDS — MSIFTPTNQIRLTNVAVVRMKRAGKRFEIACYKNKVVGWRSGVEKDLDEVLQTHSVFVNVSKGQVAKKEDLISAFGTDDQTEICKQILTKGEVQVSDKERHTQLEQMFRDIATIVADKCVNPETKRPYTVILIERAMKDIHYSVKTNKSTKQQALEVIKQLKEKMKIERAHMRLRFILPVNEGKKLKEKLKPLIKVVESEDFSQQLEIVCLIDPGCFREIDELIKKETKGKGSLEVLNLKDVEEGDEKFE, encoded by the exons ATGTCGATCTTCACCCCCACCAACCAGATCCGCCTAACAAATGTGGCCGTGGTACGCATGAAACGCGCCGGGAAGCGTTTCGAAATCGCCTGCTATAAAAACAAAGTCGTCGGCTGGCGGAGCGGCGT GGAAAAGGACCTTGACGAAGTGCTACAGACCCACTCAGTGTTTGTCAATGTTTCTAAAGGCCAGGTTGCAAAGAAGGAAGATCTCATCAGTGCATTTGGAACAGATGATCAAACTGAAATCTGTAAGCAG attttgacTAAAGGGGAGGTTCAAGTATCAGATAAAGAACGGCACACACAGCTGGAGCAGATGTTTAGGGACATTGCCACTATTGTAGCTGACAAATGTGTGAACCCTGAAACAAAGAGACCGTACACTGTTATCCTTATTGAGAGAGCGATGAAGGACATCCACTATTCAGTCAAAACCAACAAGAGTACGAAACAGCAG GCTTTGGAAGTGATAAAGCagttaaaggagaaaatgaagataGAACGTGCTCACATGAGACTCCGGTTCATTCTTCCAGTGAACGAAGGGAAAAAGCTGAAAGAAAAGCTCAAGCCACTGATCAAGGTTGTAGAAAGTGAGGACTTCAGTCAACAATTAGAAATT GTGTGTCTGATTGACCCAGGCTGCTTCAGAGAAATCGATGAGTTAATAAAAAAGGAGACAAAAGGCAAGGGTTCTTTGGAAGTGCTCAATTTGAAAGATGTGGAAGAAGGAGATGAGAAATTTGAATGA